TTACGATCGGCTCATTGACGGCCGCATTGTCTTCGGGGCCAAACCACCTGCCCTCAACCAGAGTCATCTGCATGGTCTTGAAGTAATCGTCACCGACATAACTGACGCCGGAATATATCGAAGTGCCGTTGTAATCGAATGAGTTATTAAACCGCATATTGCCATAGGGGATATTGCCGATGATGAAGTCCGCCTCCTTTACTTCAGGAAACGATTTAATTTCACTTATTAAGAGGCGATATTTCGCGGCGTCCTCGGCGCCCATCTTTCCAAGGGATTCGCCTTTAGTCGCTTCAAGCCGGACATCCCAGAGATTCTTATAATCAAAACCCACCGGTCTAAAATAGTTCAACATACCCGATATAAGTATGTCACATACTACAAAGGCAACAATGAACGACAAAAAGATTTCGATTAGAAGCAGGGACATGCTCTTCTTTCTGTTCCAGATCAGTTTTATAATATGGCGTATCATCGGCTTATTCCTTTCAGCGCTTCGGCGGGATGGAGACGCGACATCCGATATGATGGCAGGACTCCCGAGAAAATACCGAAGAAAACGGTGACGATCATACTGTAGAAAAATACTTTCATGTCAAGTTCGATGTATCCCCATGGAACCACGCCGCTGGCATTTATGAGCAAAAGCGCTATCCACGATAAAATATATGCAATCAGCCCGCCGATAAGAGTAAGAATGACATTTTCTATTATGAATTGACCCATCAAAGTCGATGACGAAGCTCCAAAAGCCTTTCTTATTCCAATTTCGGGGAATCTCTCCATGATGCGGCTGATATTGACGGTCGTGAGATTCACGGCCGGCAGGAGCATAAAGAGGATCATCATGCCAATGATGCCTAAGAAAGTGACGATTTCGCTCTGACCGGCCTCCGTCATAAATGATTCAGACATGGTACCTATAAAACAGTCAAGCGAGGTGATTTGCAGGGCATCCTTATGGTCTTTAATCAATTGCTCCATATGACTTTGGAATTCATTTTTTATCGGTGCGAATTGCGATTTGTCGGCGGCTTGCATCAAAGCGAATTCATCGCCCCATAATTCTTTGCTGTTCATTGCTCCGAGGGAAGTCGTAAGAGGAACAAAGATATCGGCATTGAGAAATATCGCCCTTATTTCTCGAAAAGGGATAATCCCGATAATTCGGTACGTCCCCTTGGAGGTCTCCAGATATTCGCCAAGAGCCGGTTTTGTACCGAATATATTTTGTCCGGCGCGATCGGTAATGACCGCCACCATTTCGGCCCTGTCTACGGCTTCCTTCTTAAAAGACATTCCTTCCAGAAAAGGAAATTCAGCAATATCCCAGAAAACGTCGTCGGTGTATTTTATTTTTAATGGAATTCTTTTATTTTCGGAATATATAACCGCTTCATGGGCTTCAGAGAAAATTGAAATCGCTTCGGGACCCTTGAGATTGCGGACATATTGATCGAGCACGTAATAGCTGGGATAGCTTATAATATGGCCTTTCTTAAAACGGGCCTCGATACGGTTTACAATCATGCATCGATCCAGTCGGGAGCCGGATTTCCCCATAGATGTTGCATGATTCATCAGAGCGACCGAAACCGTCAGGACGGACAGGGTAATGATAATCCCAAAGAGACTGATGAAAGTATAATATTTTTGCCGCAGCAGTCCTTTTAGCGCGATTTTAAAATAATTCCTCAGCATATAGTTCTCCTAAGACACCTGGCTGCCGTCAAAGAGGCGAATTATTCGATTGGTGCGGTCGGCGATCTCTTCATTATGAGTAACAATCGCGATCGTGACTTTCTCTTCTTTGTTCAGGGTGAGCAATATTTCCATTATTTCATTGCTCATGTTGGAATCGAGATTGCCGGTCGGTTCATCGGCCAAAATTATTTTCGGATCACTGACAATTGCACGGGCCACGGCCACTCGCTGACACTGACCGCCGGAAAGCTGTGTCGGGAAATGCTTGGTTCTGGCGCTCAAGCCGACCTTCGCCAGTGCGTCCAAAGCCCTTCGCTGTCGTTCACCGGCAGTCATCTTGCGGTAAATCAAAGGCAATTCGACATTATCCACGACGCTGAGATCGGCGATCAAATGGAAGCTTTGGAATACAAAACCGATCATCTTGTTCCGCAGACGCGCCATCTCCTTTTCGCTCATCCCCACCACATTATTGCCCCCTATCAGCACTTCGCCCTCAGTCGGGGCATCGATCAGCCCCATAATGTTAAGCAACGTGCTCTTGCCCGAGCCCGATGGCCCCATAATCGAAAGAAATGATCCCTCCGGCACTTCAATATTGATATTGTGCAGTGCCAGTGTCTCCACGCTGGAGGTGCGATAGATTTTTTCAACCTGATTCAGACTAATCA
The genomic region above belongs to Candidatus Zixiibacteriota bacterium and contains:
- a CDS encoding ABC transporter ATP-binding protein codes for the protein MISLNQVEKIYRTSSVETLALHNINIEVPEGSFLSIMGPSGSGKSTLLNIMGLIDAPTEGEVLIGGNNVVGMSEKEMARLRNKMIGFVFQSFHLIADLSVVDNVELPLIYRKMTAGERQRRALDALAKVGLSARTKHFPTQLSGGQCQRVAVARAIVSDPKIILADEPTGNLDSNMSNEIMEILLTLNKEEKVTIAIVTHNEEIADRTNRIIRLFDGSQVS
- a CDS encoding ABC transporter permease, with amino-acid sequence MLRNYFKIALKGLLRQKYYTFISLFGIIITLSVLTVSVALMNHATSMGKSGSRLDRCMIVNRIEARFKKGHIISYPSYYVLDQYVRNLKGPEAISIFSEAHEAVIYSENKRIPLKIKYTDDVFWDIAEFPFLEGMSFKKEAVDRAEMVAVITDRAGQNIFGTKPALGEYLETSKGTYRIIGIIPFREIRAIFLNADIFVPLTTSLGAMNSKELWGDEFALMQAADKSQFAPIKNEFQSHMEQLIKDHKDALQITSLDCFIGTMSESFMTEAGQSEIVTFLGIIGMMILFMLLPAVNLTTVNISRIMERFPEIGIRKAFGASSSTLMGQFIIENVILTLIGGLIAYILSWIALLLINASGVVPWGYIELDMKVFFYSMIVTVFFGIFSGVLPSYRMSRLHPAEALKGISR